The nucleotide window AAGCGCTGCTCGCCGTGCGCATGGGCAAGCGGCGCATCGTGGCGGAGACCGGCGCCGGCCAACATGGCGTGGCCACGGCAACGGTCTGTGCGCTACTCGGCCTCGAGTGCGACATCTACATGGGCGCCGAGGACATGCGCCGGCAGGCGCTCAACGTGTTTCGCATGGAGCTGTTGGGCGCCTCGGTGCATCGCGTCGATGCGGGGAGCTGCACGCTCAAGGACGCGATCAACGAAGCCATGCGCGACTGGGTGACCAATGTTCGCCACACGCACTACCTGCTGGGGTCGGTGCTTGGGCCACATCCATATCCGTTGATGGTTCGCGAGTTCCAATCGGTCATTGGCCAGGAAGCACGCGAGCAGTGTCTGGCACGGTTCGGCCGGCTGCCAGACGCCGTGGTGGCCTGCGTGGGAGGAGGCAGCAATGCGCTGGGGATCTTCGATGCGTTCATCGAGGACGTGTCGGTGCGCCTGATTGGCGTCGAGGCTGGCGGCACTGCCATCAGCCCAGGCCGGCATGCGGCGCGGTTTGCGGGCGGTGCGCCTGGTGTTCTGCAAGGTACCAGGACGCTGCTGCTCCAGGACGATCACGGCAACATCGAGCTCACACACTCCATTTCGGCGGGCCTCGATTACCCGGCAGTCGGCCCCGAGCATGCGTGGCTCGCGGCGCAGGGACGCGCCGAGTATCGGTACGCCAGCGACGACGAAGCGCTGGAGGCGTTCTTGGCGCTCGGTAAGCTCGAAGGGATCTTACCAGCGCTCGAGTCGTCGCATGCGCTGGCGGCCGTGCGGGCGATCGGACAGGAGGGCGGCCGGGGCGCATTGATTCTCGTGAACCTGTCCGGGCGCGGCGACAAGGACGTTCAGTCCGTGCAGCGGGCCTTGGCCACACGCCGGCGCGAGACAGAGGAGGTGGGTCGGTGAGTCAGCGGATCGCCGAGACGTTCGCGCGTCTCAAGGTGGAGCGACGTTGCGGGCTCGTCGCCTTTATCACGGCTGGCGATCCCGATCGCGCGCGCACGGCCGGCGTGCTGCGCGCGGTAGATGCGGGGGGCGCCGATGTGATCGAGATCGGGGTCCCGTTCTCGGACCCGCTCGCTGACGGTCCGATCATCCAGCGCGCCTCGGAGCGGGCGCTGGCCGCCGGGATGACGCTTTCCGCGACACTCGAGTTGATCGGCGAGCAGCGCGCGGCCGTCCGCGCGCCAATCGTGCTCTTCACGTACGCCAACCCGGTCGTGCGCATGGGTGTGGCACCGTTCGCGGCACGCGCGGCTGACGTCGGCGTCGATGGCGTGCTGCTCGTCGACGTGCCGATCGAAGAGGCAGCGCCGTTCCATGAAGCGTTGTCCTCGGCCCAGCTCGATCCGATCTGCCTCGTCAGCCCAACGACCAGCGACGATCGGATCCGCCGCTCGGCCGAGGCCGGCCGCGGCTTCCTGTATGCGATCTCACGCCTCGGCGTGACAGGTATGCGGGATCGGATCGCCGCAGAGGCGCAAGCGCTCGTCGGCCGCATCCGGCAGCAGACGACGATGCCCGTTGCCGTGGGGTTTGGTTTATCCCGGCCCGAGCACGTCCATGAGGTCGGCGGCTGGGCGGACGCGGCCGTCGTGGGTAGCGCGCTGGTGGCGGAGGTGGCCAACCATGCAGATGCACCGGCGCTCGAAGCACGCGTGAGCGAGTTCGTGCGCTGGCTCCGCAATGGAAGCGAGCCAACGGCATGAGCATTGACGAGCTCAGGCGCGCGATCGATGCCATTGACGAGCGACTCGTCCGGCTGCTCAACCGGCGCGCGAGCTGCGCCCTGCAGGTAGGACGTTTCAAGAAAGAAGCGGGGTTGGATATCTACCAGCCGGATCGCGAGCATGACGTGCTCGAGCACGTCCGTCGCCGTAATGATGGCCCGCTCGACGATGCTGCGATCACGCGGCTGTTCGAGCGGATCATCGACGAGAACCGGCGACTCGAACGGGTGGTCCACGAGGGGCTCACCCCGGACACGGCCGAGCCAAACGGCCTTGCGGATGCGTTGGACACGAACGATTAAGGGAGAACGGGGACTGTCTCCGTTTCCGATTGGCTCCCAGGGAGAAGAATCATGGTGGTCGTCATGCAAGAACGAGCGAGCGAAGATCAAGTCCAGAAGGTCATCGCGCAACTGGTCGAGATGGGATACGACGTGCACCGATCGACGGGTGCGCTGCGCACGGTCATTGGCGCGGTCGGCAACAATCGCAAGGCGGATCCGCGGCTCGTCGAGGTGCTCGACGGCGTCCGTGAAGTGCTGCGGATTACCGAGCCGTACAAGTTGGCGAGCCGCACGTTCAGGCCAGAGAACACGATTGTCAACGTCGGCGACGTCCGCATAGGTGGCGACGAGGTGGTCGTGATGGCCGGGCCATGCTCGGCGGAGAACGAGCAGCAGGTCATGTCGGCGGCAGCCGCGGTGAAACGCGGTGGCGGCAAGATCCTGCGGGGTGGCGCGTTCAAGCCGCGCACATCGCCCTACAGCTTCCAGGGCCTCGGTGAGGAGGGGCTGCGGCTGCTCGGCTCGGCGGCCAAGGAGCACGACCTGCAGCTCGTCTCGGAGGTCATGGACGCGAGTCAGATCGAGCTCTTGGAGCGCTACGTCGACATCTATCAGGTTGGCGCCCGCAACATGCAGAACTTCACGCTCCTGCGCGAGCTCGGCCGCGTACGCAAACCGGTGCTGCTCAAGCGCGGGATCTCCGCCACCATCGAGGAGCTGCTGCTCTCCGCGGAGTATGTGCTCGCAGGTGGCAATATGGAGGTCATCCTCTGCGAGCGTGGTATCCGCACGTTCGAGAGCTACACGCGGAACACGCTCGATATCTCGGCCATCCCCGTCGTGAAGAAGCTGAGTCACCTTCCCATTTTCGTCGACCCAAGCCATGGCACGGGGCGACGGGACAAGGTCGCGCCCATGGCGCGAGCAGCCGTTGCTGCAGGTGCCGATGGCCTGCTCATCGAGGTTCACTGTGACCCGGATCACGCGCTCAGCGACGGCGCCCAGTCGCTCTATCCCACGCAGTTCGATCGTTTGATGGCAGAGCTCCGAATCATTGCGCCGGCCATTGGGCGTAGCATCTGTTTGGAGCCGGTCGCCCGCCGCGGCTGGGGGCAGTGAGGTTTGAGGTTCGAGGTTCGAAGTTCGAGGTTGAGTGCAGGGCTGGAAGTTGGGGTTACGTTGGAGGTTCGAGGTTGCAGGTTCGCGACGCGCCGAGGCGATCGACGCTAGCCCCAAAGCGTTCGCACTCCCCCAACCTCGAACCTCAAACCTCGAACCTCGAACCTTTAAGACCTGCCCCGGTGTCACACCCTTTCTGAAGCGATGTTTCGGCGCCTTGCGATCGTTGGGTTCGGCCTGATCGGTGGGTCGCTCGGTCTGGCCGTGCGCCGTGCCTGGCCCGACTGCGAGGTCGTCGCGATCGAGCGAGCCGATGCACCTGAGATGCCGGCGGCGCGGAGCGCCGGCTTTCATGTGGCGTCTGAGCTGGCTGCGGTCACGGGCGCCGACGTCACGGTGCTCGCAACGCCCGTCGCCCAGAACATCGCGTTGCTCGAGCCGCTGACCGCCCATCTCTCGGGAAACGCGGTCGTCACCGACGTTGGCAGCACGAAGCGTGCGATCCTCGCCGCCGCCCAGGCGCTGCATCGGCCGTACGCGTTTGTTGGTGGCCATCCCCTCGCGGGCGACGCGCCAGGCGGTTTCGACCGCGCGCGCGCCGACCTCTTCGCGGGCAAGCCGTGGCTGCTGACGCCGCTGCCCGGTGAGGCGCAGAGCGCCGCTGTGGCCTCCATCGCAGCCCTGGCTGCCGGCATCGAGGCATATCCCCGACTGGTGGATGCGCAGGAGCACGATCGGCTGATGGCATACGTGAGTCATCTGCCGCAGTTGGTGGCCAGTGCGCTGATGCACACGATCGGCTCCGCGCTCGGCGGCACACACGACCTCGCGTTGTCGGGCACAGGTCTGCTCGACACCACGCGGCTCGCGGCCAGTCCCGCCTCCGTCTGGATTGACATTCTGCAGACGAATGCGGATGAGATCGGCCGGGCGGTCGAGGCGTTCGTGCACGCGGTGACCGGGGCTCATCCGGAGAATGCAGACTCGTCGGCGTTGCGCGGGCTCCTCGAGAGCGGCAACGATTGGCGGCGCACGCTCGAATCGCGTATTGCCTTCCAGTCAAACGTCCCAACTCAAACAGCCGCACCTGCGTGGGAGCCCAGGCCTCCCGCCAGCGGACGCGGTCGTAGGAGGGTGGTGGCCACCCGGTTCTACCTCGAAATGACCTCTCCTGACGCCCTCAAGCCGGCAGCGCTGAACGACGCCTCGGCATGCGTAGAGCAGATACGCAACGGCCCACCATCGTTCTACCGCTATCTGTATCGAGAGGTCGGCCGCCGGTACCACTGGCGCGAGCGCTACGACTGGAACGACGAGCGCATCGGTCGGCACCTCGCTCGACCTGGACTCGAGCTGTGGCTGCTGCGGGTCGGGGGAGCCCCCGCGGGGTTCTTCGAGCTGAGAAGTGCTGATGACGGCAACACGGAGATTGCGTACTTTGGGCTGCTCGAGGAGTTCATCGGCCGGGGTTATGGCAAGGGGCTGCTCACTGCGGCCGCGAAGGCGGGATGGGCTGCGGGGGCGCGCCGGTTGTGGGTCCACACGTGCTCGCTCGACCACCCGGCGGCGCTACGCAACTACTTCGCGCGAGGCTTCACGCTGTATCACCAGGAAGAATACGAGGCTTGGTTGCCAGGGTAGGAGCACGGCGCGTTCGGCGAACGCGCCCTACCATCGTGGCGGTAGGGACGCCTCGCCGAGGCGTCCGCCCCCACGACACGTGAATGTACCCCGACGATGCCGCATGAGGAAGCGAGCACCAAGCGCCAGGGACCGCGCGTGAGCGTGGCGCGGCAGGTGATCGAACGAATCACCGAGCATGCAAGGGCTGAGTGGCCAAACGAGTGCTGCGGTCTGATCCTGGGGACCGACGAGCGTATCGACGAGGCCGTCCCGGCCCGCAATCTCCAGGCCTCGTCGTCTCGCTTTCTCGTTGACCCGGCGGATCATCTCGCCGCAGTTCGGCGAGCGCGAGCAACTGGGCGTCGTGTCGTGGGCGCGTACCATTCTCATCCCAATACGCCGCCGGTGCCGTCTCCACGAGACCTCGAAGAAGCGAGCTACACGGAGTTCGTCTACCTTATCTGCGGCCCCGTGTGGCAGCACGATCAGGGCCCCATCGCGGTGCGGGCTTGGCGCCTCGCGAGCGAGCCGCCCGCCCTAGCTTGTCCGCCGGAGCGCGAAGCGCGAACGTGGAACGTTGGGTCTACAGGCTTCGTGGAGGTTCAGCTCGTCGTTATCGGCGAGAACGCTTGAGAACCCCGACACTCGACGCCTTTGGGTCAAGTGTCGGGGCTCGCAAGATGGTAGGGCGCGGCAGGGAGGCAGTCTGTTCACCAAGGGTTGCCTGGATCACGAAGTCCCGACCGTACCTGGACCGCCGTGCTGGCAGATCCGACCACGCGGCTGCCGCGCTTCAACCGAAACACAATGCGGTAGTTACCTGCTGTCTGATAGATGTGCGTTGTCCTGTAGCGACGCGTGATCTCGCTCTTCCTTTGCTCGTAAGGATCGCAATCGGATCGCAGCTCGGAGCTCGTCTCGTCTCCCCAATCCCACTCGATGGCCGGACAATAGAACCTCTCGTAATCGTCCGGGCCTCCCTTGACCTCGACCGAGAGGCGAATCTCCGCGGGCGCGAAGCCCACCTGCGGCGTGGCCTTGAGCGCGAGCGCCGGCCGCTCGTCGTCGCGCGCCTCGGCCAGGATAGGGTGCTGGACCAGTGCTATGACCGCTAACCAGGCGGCCGCGAGGGAAGCCACCAACGCGAATAGCCGGGATATCCAGGGCATGGCGTCCGTTCTTTCACCAAATGTGCTGAGCGCGCCAATCGTAGCGCCTCCGAGCCGAGGTGAGCAAGAGCTGCGCCCTGGTTATAATCGGGCGCATGGCTAGTCAGACCCGCCTCTCGTTGTCGGTGACAGGCGCCACTCCACGCCTCGTCACCACCGATCTCATAGTCCTCCCTGTCTTTGTCGACGACGCAGGCGCCGACCTTGCGCAGTGGAACGATGCGTCCGGTGGAGAGCTCGCGCGCCTCAGGGGGAACCAGGAGATACGCGGCAAGCTTTACGAGACGCATTGGCTTCACGTCGATGATGCCAACTGGCGCTGCCGGCGGGTGCTGGTGATGGGCGCGGGCCCTCGGAACCAGCTCACGCTCGAGCGGACGAGACGTCTGGCGACCGCGGCCGGCTTGCTGGCGCGCAGGCAGCGCATTGGGCGGCTTGCCTTGGTACAGCGTGGCCCGCTCGATCGACAGGCCTGCGCCCAAGCCCTGGCCGAGGGCCTCGTGCTTGCAAGCTTCCAGACGGATCCCTACAAGACGCGCGAACGGGACCAGGGCGCGTTGCGCGAGGCGGCCATTATCGCCGATGGTGAGGAAAAGAGCGTGACGGCAGCTGCTGAGCGCGGCGTGGTCCTTGGCGAGGCGACCAACCTCGCACGGGGGCTGTCGAACGAACCGTCCAATTTGCTGACACCCCGCAGCTTCGCCGAGCGTGCGCACGAGCTGCTGGCGAACAGGGGTCTCGCCATCGACGTGCTCGACGAGAGTCGCATTCAAGAGTTGGGTATGGGGCTCATGGCTGGCGTGTCTCGAGGGAGCGTCGAGCCGCCGTGCGTGTTGGTCGTGAGATACACGCCGCCGGAAACTGTGAGCGATGCCGTGCTCGGCTTGGTAGGAAAGGGGGTCACCTTTGATACTGGCGGTGTCTCGATCAAGCCAGCGGATGGCATGGACAAGATGAAGCACGACATGGCCGGCGGCGCGTCGGTTCTGGCAGCGCTCCACGCCGTGGCGCAGCTGCAGCCGCCGGTATCGGTCGTCGGCGTGATACCGGCCACGGAGAACATGGTCGGCGGGCGCGCGATCAAGCCAGGCGACGTGCTGCGAAGCGCGACCGGCAAGACCGTAGAAGTACTCAACACGGATGCCGAGGGCCGCCTGATTCTCGCAGATGCGTTGTGGTACGCGCGTGAGCTGGGCGCCACACACCTGGTCGACGTGGCCACACTCACGGGAGCCTGCGTCGTCGCGCTGGGACGCACGACGAGCGGTTTGTTTGGACAACCGGCTTCGTGGGTCGAGCTCGTTCGAGAGACCGGGGAGCACGCCGGCGATCGGCTATGGCCGATGCCGTTGTTCGAGGACTACACGGAGCTGCTCGAGAGTGAGATTGCCGACCTCCAGAACATCGGCGGCCGAGCGGCTGGGGCGATTACAGCCGCCGCATTTCTGAAGGAGTTCACGGGCGGGCTGCCGTGGGCACATCTGGACATTGCCGGCACGGCCTGGGCGGATGACGCCACACCGTATCAGCCCAAGGGGGCAACCGGCGTGGCCGTGCGAACG belongs to Luteitalea sp. and includes:
- a CDS encoding prephenate dehydrogenase/arogenate dehydrogenase family protein, encoding MFRRLAIVGFGLIGGSLGLAVRRAWPDCEVVAIERADAPEMPAARSAGFHVASELAAVTGADVTVLATPVAQNIALLEPLTAHLSGNAVVTDVGSTKRAILAAAQALHRPYAFVGGHPLAGDAPGGFDRARADLFAGKPWLLTPLPGEAQSAAVASIAALAAGIEAYPRLVDAQEHDRLMAYVSHLPQLVASALMHTIGSALGGTHDLALSGTGLLDTTRLAASPASVWIDILQTNADEIGRAVEAFVHAVTGAHPENADSSALRGLLESGNDWRRTLESRIAFQSNVPTQTAAPAWEPRPPASGRGRRRVVATRFYLEMTSPDALKPAALNDASACVEQIRNGPPSFYRYLYREVGRRYHWRERYDWNDERIGRHLARPGLELWLLRVGGAPAGFFELRSADDGNTEIAYFGLLEEFIGRGYGKGLLTAAAKAGWAAGARRLWVHTCSLDHPAALRNYFARGFTLYHQEEYEAWLPG
- a CDS encoding leucyl aminopeptidase; translated protein: MASQTRLSLSVTGATPRLVTTDLIVLPVFVDDAGADLAQWNDASGGELARLRGNQEIRGKLYETHWLHVDDANWRCRRVLVMGAGPRNQLTLERTRRLATAAGLLARRQRIGRLALVQRGPLDRQACAQALAEGLVLASFQTDPYKTRERDQGALREAAIIADGEEKSVTAAAERGVVLGEATNLARGLSNEPSNLLTPRSFAERAHELLANRGLAIDVLDESRIQELGMGLMAGVSRGSVEPPCVLVVRYTPPETVSDAVLGLVGKGVTFDTGGVSIKPADGMDKMKHDMAGGASVLAALHAVAQLQPPVSVVGVIPATENMVGGRAIKPGDVLRSATGKTVEVLNTDAEGRLILADALWYARELGATHLVDVATLTGACVVALGRTTSGLFGQPASWVELVRETGEHAGDRLWPMPLFEDYTELLESEIADLQNIGGRAAGAITAAAFLKEFTGGLPWAHLDIAGTAWADDATPYQPKGATGVAVRTLAELTLTSGRFPATT
- the pheA gene encoding chorismate mutase codes for the protein MSIDELRRAIDAIDERLVRLLNRRASCALQVGRFKKEAGLDIYQPDREHDVLEHVRRRNDGPLDDAAITRLFERIIDENRRLERVVHEGLTPDTAEPNGLADALDTND
- a CDS encoding tryptophan synthase subunit alpha, which translates into the protein MSQRIAETFARLKVERRCGLVAFITAGDPDRARTAGVLRAVDAGGADVIEIGVPFSDPLADGPIIQRASERALAAGMTLSATLELIGEQRAAVRAPIVLFTYANPVVRMGVAPFAARAADVGVDGVLLVDVPIEEAAPFHEALSSAQLDPICLVSPTTSDDRIRRSAEAGRGFLYAISRLGVTGMRDRIAAEAQALVGRIRQQTTMPVAVGFGLSRPEHVHEVGGWADAAVVGSALVAEVANHADAPALEARVSEFVRWLRNGSEPTA
- the aroF gene encoding 3-deoxy-7-phosphoheptulonate synthase, which translates into the protein MVVVMQERASEDQVQKVIAQLVEMGYDVHRSTGALRTVIGAVGNNRKADPRLVEVLDGVREVLRITEPYKLASRTFRPENTIVNVGDVRIGGDEVVVMAGPCSAENEQQVMSAAAAVKRGGGKILRGGAFKPRTSPYSFQGLGEEGLRLLGSAAKEHDLQLVSEVMDASQIELLERYVDIYQVGARNMQNFTLLRELGRVRKPVLLKRGISATIEELLLSAEYVLAGGNMEVILCERGIRTFESYTRNTLDISAIPVVKKLSHLPIFVDPSHGTGRRDKVAPMARAAVAAGADGLLIEVHCDPDHALSDGAQSLYPTQFDRLMAELRIIAPAIGRSICLEPVARRGWGQ
- the trpB gene encoding tryptophan synthase subunit beta — protein: MSNDTTVMATPGPVFARRDPDERGYFGPFGGRFVPETLVAPIAELTDAYLAVRRDGTFREELMRLFHEYAGRPTPLHEARRFAAECGDARIVLKREDLAHTGAHKINNALGQALLAVRMGKRRIVAETGAGQHGVATATVCALLGLECDIYMGAEDMRRQALNVFRMELLGASVHRVDAGSCTLKDAINEAMRDWVTNVRHTHYLLGSVLGPHPYPLMVREFQSVIGQEAREQCLARFGRLPDAVVACVGGGSNALGIFDAFIEDVSVRLIGVEAGGTAISPGRHAARFAGGAPGVLQGTRTLLLQDDHGNIELTHSISAGLDYPAVGPEHAWLAAQGRAEYRYASDDEALEAFLALGKLEGILPALESSHALAAVRAIGQEGGRGALILVNLSGRGDKDVQSVQRALATRRRETEEVGR